A single genomic interval of Camelina sativa cultivar DH55 chromosome 11, Cs, whole genome shotgun sequence harbors:
- the LOC104722404 gene encoding uncharacterized protein LOC104722404, whose translation MELVKQDGNDSLDMLIRRAVGKDPFLSFPRPENTPVQLFQLLHTLERPGWPLLTPLKIQMQKCEKCNMEFCSPVNYRRHHRMHRRQRKHEKDSGKERDALGAFWNKLSAIDAKEILSLKSMMLEDVPGVSVESGLMSLIEKPGYTALPQYYLRAGSGILDILQARPSSFPVSSQELFSILDDASEKTFLCNEAAPMQKYIFDGEIGKNVLEPKNVVACASFLLEQRLIKAWLADKDAEALRCQNLLVEEEEAARRRQAELLERKKRKKLRQKEQREKDQKKDAKEDESTTSEEQQYPAESSSQLPVASDSEAQRPDSIPIDASSSLEDPQVLETNDGRNGECQAPMVDDDGFGNGQYMERQNGRRSNGFHANHAPKLGGMRKNGINRDTRVNTAKVWSRKSVNPKSISQHAAVTQLDQTRNSELRIGAFSLTIPKSGLSGVHNQTKCSEEDRRTKTVEVKPTSEQATVKIWRPVSSQGRKVSAVHENADKGDKNSNSTAAEVKTTHHHISVQFNNHKAKEFLAKRWKEATSGEHVTLVLSQETDISGNNTHESSNGVITARPKPRMKPEKGTKVK comes from the exons ATGGAGCTGGTGAAACAAGATGGGAATGATTCACTCGATATGCTCATCAGACGAGCGGTTGGAAAGgatccttttctttctttccctaGACCTGAAAATACTCCAGTCCAGCTTTTTCAACTCCTCCATACCTTAGAACGTCCAG GCTGGCCATTGCTGACTCCTTTGAAGATACAAATGCAGAAGTGTGAAAAGTGTAATATGGAGTTTTGCTCTCCTGTCAACTATAGAAGACATCACCGCATGCATCGGCGTCAAAGAAAGCATGAAAAG GATTCTGGCAAAGAAAGAGATGCGCTGGGAGCCTTTTGGAATAAG CTTTCTGCAATTGATGCAAAGGAGATTCTCTCATTAAAGAGCATGATGCTGGAG GATGTTCCTGGGGTATCAGTTGAGTCAGGACTTATGTCACTTATCGAAAAACCAGGATATACTGCTCTGCCGCAATATTATCTAAGAGCTGGTTCTGGCATTTTG GATATTCTCCAGGCTAGACCATCTAGTTTTCCAGTTTCTTCGCAGGAACTTTTTAGCATTCTCGATGATGCAAGTGAAAAAACATTCCTGTGTAACGAGGCTGCACCAATgcaaaaatacatttttgatGGGGAAATTGGTAAAAATGTACTGGAGCCAAAAAATGTTGTTGCTTGCGCAAGCTTCCTTCTAGAACAGCGATTG ATCAAAGCATGGCTGGCTGACAAAGATGCAGAAGCTCTGAGGTGCCAAAATTTActtgttgaagaggaagaagctgctCGAAGAAG ACAAGCTGAGCttttggagaggaagaagaggaagaagctaagACAGAAAGAACAGCGGGAGAAGGATCAGAAAAAAGATGCTAAGGAAGACGAGAGTACCACATCAGAGGAACAACAATATCCAGCTGAGTCATCAAGCCAGCTACCTGTAGCTTCTGATTCCGAGGCACAGAGACCAGATTCCATACCGATTGATGCTTCTTCATCCCTCGAGGACCCTCAAGTTTTGGAAACGAATGATGGGAGAAACGGTGAATGTCAAGCGCCaatggttgatgatgatggcttTGGCAATGGCCAATACATGGAAAGACAAAATGGCCGTAGGTCGAATGGGTTCCATGCTAATCATGCGCCAAAACTTGGAGGCATGCGAAAGAATGGAATCAACAGAGACACAAGAGTCAATACTGCTAAAGTTTGGAGCCGAAAATCCGTTAACCCCAAATCGATATCACAACATGCAGCAGTAACTCAGCTAGATCAGACAAGGAACAGTGAACTTCGGATTGGAGCGTTCAGTTTAACAATCCCAAAAAGTGGTCTCAGCGGAGtgcataaccaaaccaaatgcAGTGAAGAGGATAGAAGAACGAAGACTGTTGAGGTGAAACCCACAAGTGAGCAAGCAACTGTAAAGATATGGAGACCAGTGAGCAGTCAGGGAAGGAAAGTTTCGGCAGTCCATGAAAACGCAGACAAAGGTGATAAGAACTCAAATTCAACTGCAGCCGAAGTAAAGACAACTCATCATCACATAAGCGTGCAGTTTAACAACCACAAAGCAAAGGAGTTTCTTGCAAAGA GATGGAAAGAGGCAACCTCTGGAGAACACGTGACATTGGTTCTGTCTCAGGAAACAGACATCTCGGGCAACAACACTCACGAATCCTCAAATGGTGTTATAACCGCAAGACCAAAGCCGAGGATGAAACCCGAAAAGGGAACGAAGGTAAAATAG